Below is a window of Mycolicibacterium rhodesiae NBB3 DNA.
GTCGATGCCACCGGGCAATTCGCCCCCGATGCGCTGACCCGCACCAGGGCGGCGCTCGTCGACTACGCCGAATTGCTGCGTGCACAGGAGGTTCCGACGGTGCGGATGGTCGCGACGTCGGCGACGCGTGATGCGTCCAACCGCGACGTGTTCTTCGCGATGACCGCAGAGGTTCTCGGGGCCGTCGTACCTGGCGCGGTCGCCGAGGTGATCACCGGGACGGAAGAGGCCGAACTGTCTTTCCGCGGTGCGGTCAACGAATTGGACACGGCCTCAGGTCCTTTCGCAGTCGTCGATCTCGGTGGCGGCTCGACCGAGGTGGTGCTCGGCGTGCGCGATGTCGAGGCCAGCTTCTCCGCCGACATCGGCTGCGTTCGACTGACCGAGCGCTGCCTCCACTCCGACCCGCCAACTGTCGAGGAGGTCGCCGCGGCGCGCGAGGTCGTCCGCGAGGGGCTGGCGCAGGCATTCGCGGTGGTGCCCGTCGAACGCGCGCGCACCTGGGTCGGCGTGGCCGGCACCATGACGACGGTGGCGGCGCTGGCGCACCAGATGGCGACGTACGATTCCGAGGCAATCCATCTGTCCCGCACCACTTTCGACGAATTGTTACCGGTCTGCGATGAGCTCATTGCGATGACACGTGCGCAGCGCGCTGTCCTTGGCCCAATGCACGAGGGCCGGGTGGATGTCATCGGCGGTGGAGCGATCATCGTCGAGGAACTCGCGTACGCACTGGGGCAGCGGGCCGGCATCGTCGAATTGGTGGTCAGCGAGCATGACATTCTCGACGGCATCGCGCTGTCCATCGCGTAGGCGACGTCTCGATTAGACGAGGCCGGACTGTACAAGCGCGTCATCGATGAATCGCTGCACAGGCCGCGAGCGAAAGAATCCTGTGTGCCCGCCGCGGTACCAGACGATCTCGGGTCTGCCCCAGTGTTCCCAGAGTCGGGCGACCTGCTCACGCGGATGCACGAGCTGATCGGCAACGCCGGCGTAGATGAAGCGGCCTCGCATCGGCACGCGGGGAGCAAGCGACAGTGGTGACACCATCTGCCCGATGGGCTCGGCCATCGCGACCGTTTCTAGCCGGGGGTCGTCGTCGCTGAGCCCAGCGTGACGCATCAGTATCTCGACGAGGTCGACCACCGGGACGCCGAGAATCGCGCAGGTGAGTCCGTCTTCGAGGCTGGCGACCAGCGATGCGACATAGCCGCCGAGCGAGATCCCGTTCAAGCCGATCGCCGACTCCGGCTGTTGCGAACGTATCCATGAGACAAGGCGGCGAATGTCCCACACCGCGTGCGCGGTCGCGTGAACATCGTCGAGTACGTCCTCGCCGGGGAATGCGACGCCTTTCGGCAAGCTCCGCGCACGGGGGCCGTGGAGCGGGAGAACGGGTAAGACGACATTGAGACCGAGATCCCGATGAAGGTGCCACCCCCGAAACAATGCGAGGTCAAGACCGGCTCGGCCCATCTCGGCGCCGTGGATGCACACCACCCAGGGGCGTGGTTCGCGGTGGCGGAGCATCAACGCGTACTCGCGGCTGTTTGCCGTATAGCCGAGCCATCGTTCGCGACCTGGTTCGCCCACCCGCGGCGCATAGCCGCTGTCGAAGACGATGCGTTCGTAGGAACGTCCAAGATGTTTCACGGGTCGGACGGTGACGTCGGTCAGCGGTGGAGGTTTGGCGAAGAAGCCCTCGGCCCTGTCGAGCCACCCTCTGCGCCCGTAGAACCGCAGCGCCGCAACAACTTCGCCGGTGATTCGTCCGAACGCGAGCGGTTCGCTGACCGGTCGGTGCATCCGCAGACCCAGCAGGGCGATCTCGTCGCGAAACGCTTGTGAGGCCAGCGCGATCGTGGGGCGGGCAATCGGTAAGTCGGTTGGTTCGTGGCCGAGATAATCCCGCCACGATTGCGTGTAGTAGCGGCCGGTGCTGACGAAAGGCTTGACGACACTTCCCAACGCGCCAACACCGGGTGGTTGCTGGCGAGGCGTGCCCGACCTGGGTTTGCCGTCATCGTCGTTGAGGGGTGCTGCCATGTTAGGTGACGCTACGACCGTCTCAGGCGAGTCGTTAGGGTCCTAGGTCCCGGCACGGCCGGTCAAACAGCCTCTATCGTTTCGAAGCGGTGCCGTACAGGCGATTACGCAGATGAGGTCACGGCGCCACGCGAGGCCGCCAGGAGTGCAGTTGCCGAAGCAACGCGTTCTTCTTGTAGTGGTGCTCGGCCATCCTGCGCAGGATGTCGTCGAGCACAACCACCGCGTCATCGATGTGTGTGCCCTTGTTGAGCATGACGCATTCGGCGCGTTCACCCATTGCGGCATCGCTGATTTCGGCGCGGGACGGCAAACCGTTCTTCGCGAGTTGTTCGAGTACCTGTGTGGCCCAGATCGCCGGCAGGTGCGCGGCTTCGCACAGCCACAGGATCTCTTCCTGCAATTCGGCCATCCGTTCGTGGCCCACCTCGACCGCGAGGTCACCGCGCGCGATCATCACCCCGATGCGCGGTCGGCGCATCGCGGTCAGCAGCAGTTGGGGCAGGTGCTCGAACGCTCGCTTCGTCTCGATCTTGAGCACGACACCGAGGTGATCGCCGCCGAACCGGTGC
It encodes the following:
- a CDS encoding pyruvate kinase, translating into MPDTRLPISALTDKDIADLATVVDIADVVDVSFVQDSSEIIQLIDTLHRFGGDHLGVVLKIETKRAFEHLPQLLLTAMRRPRIGVMIARGDLAVEVGHERMAELQEEILWLCEAAHLPAIWATQVLEQLAKNGLPSRAEISDAAMGERAECVMLNKGTHIDDAVVVLDDILRRMAEHHYKKNALLRQLHSWRPRVAP
- a CDS encoding alpha/beta hydrolase family protein, whose amino-acid sequence is MAAPLNDDDGKPRSGTPRQQPPGVGALGSVVKPFVSTGRYYTQSWRDYLGHEPTDLPIARPTIALASQAFRDEIALLGLRMHRPVSEPLAFGRITGEVVAALRFYGRRGWLDRAEGFFAKPPPLTDVTVRPVKHLGRSYERIVFDSGYAPRVGEPGRERWLGYTANSREYALMLRHREPRPWVVCIHGAEMGRAGLDLALFRGWHLHRDLGLNVVLPVLPLHGPRARSLPKGVAFPGEDVLDDVHATAHAVWDIRRLVSWIRSQQPESAIGLNGISLGGYVASLVASLEDGLTCAILGVPVVDLVEILMRHAGLSDDDPRLETVAMAEPIGQMVSPLSLAPRVPMRGRFIYAGVADQLVHPREQVARLWEHWGRPEIVWYRGGHTGFFRSRPVQRFIDDALVQSGLV
- a CDS encoding Ppx/GppA phosphatase family protein; the protein is MSRVGAIDCGTNSIRLLIADVDDAGRLSDVHREMRIVRLGQGVDATGQFAPDALTRTRAALVDYAELLRAQEVPTVRMVATSATRDASNRDVFFAMTAEVLGAVVPGAVAEVITGTEEAELSFRGAVNELDTASGPFAVVDLGGGSTEVVLGVRDVEASFSADIGCVRLTERCLHSDPPTVEEVAAAREVVREGLAQAFAVVPVERARTWVGVAGTMTTVAALAHQMATYDSEAIHLSRTTFDELLPVCDELIAMTRAQRAVLGPMHEGRVDVIGGGAIIVEELAYALGQRAGIVELVVSEHDILDGIALSIA